The Stappia sp. genome window below encodes:
- a CDS encoding flagellar basal body P-ring protein FlgI, translated as MLLRLLVVLAILVAATAAHAASRIKDIADFEGIRDNQLIGYGLVVGLQGTGDSLRNAPFTRQSLEAMLERLGVNTRGFDLNTDNVAAVMVTANLPAFATQGTRIDVSVSALGDADSLQGGTLLVTPLLGADGEVYAIAQGPLAIGGFTAQGDAATVTRGVPTSARIANGALVEREIDFKLASMTSLRLALRNPDLTTARRMALAVNELIGLPTAEPLDPATVRVDLPRDFDGNIVDLLTDIEQLIVEPDLPARIVIDENSGIIVMGQNVKVSTVAIAQGNLTVTIAESPEVVQPLPFANGVTAVEPRTDILVDDESDNRLAVLPRTVTLQQLVDGLNALGIGPRDMISILQAIKASGALQAEIEVM; from the coding sequence ATGCTGCTGCGCCTGCTGGTGGTGCTGGCGATCCTCGTCGCCGCGACGGCCGCCCATGCCGCCTCGCGCATCAAGGACATCGCCGACTTCGAGGGCATCCGCGACAACCAGCTGATCGGCTACGGCCTGGTCGTCGGCCTGCAGGGCACGGGCGACAGCCTGCGCAACGCGCCCTTCACCCGCCAGAGCCTGGAGGCGATGCTGGAGCGTCTCGGCGTCAACACCCGCGGCTTCGACCTCAACACCGACAATGTCGCCGCCGTGATGGTCACCGCGAACCTGCCGGCCTTCGCCACGCAGGGCACGCGCATCGACGTGTCGGTGAGCGCGCTCGGCGACGCCGACAGCCTGCAGGGCGGCACGCTTCTGGTCACCCCGCTGCTCGGCGCCGACGGCGAGGTTTACGCCATTGCCCAGGGTCCGCTGGCGATCGGCGGCTTCACCGCCCAGGGCGATGCTGCGACGGTGACGCGCGGCGTGCCGACCTCCGCGCGCATCGCCAACGGCGCGCTGGTGGAGCGCGAGATCGACTTCAAGCTCGCCTCCATGACCAGCCTGCGTCTGGCGCTGCGCAACCCCGATCTGACCACCGCGCGGCGCATGGCGCTGGCGGTCAACGAACTGATCGGCCTGCCGACCGCCGAGCCGCTCGATCCGGCCACCGTGCGCGTCGACCTGCCGCGCGACTTCGACGGCAACATCGTCGATCTTCTGACCGACATCGAGCAGCTGATCGTCGAGCCCGACCTGCCCGCGCGCATCGTCATCGACGAAAACTCCGGCATCATCGTGATGGGTCAGAACGTGAAGGTGTCCACCGTCGCCATCGCGCAAGGCAATCTCACCGTGACCATCGCGGAATCGCCGGAAGTGGTCCAGCCGCTCCCCTTCGCCAACGGCGTCACGGCGGTCGAGCCGCGCACCGACATCCTGGTCGACGACGAAAGCGACAACCGCCTCGCCGTTCTGCCGCGCACCGTCACGCTGCAACAGCTGGTCGACGGGCTGAACGCGCTCGGCATCGGCCCGCGCGACATGATCTCCATCCTGCAGGCCATCAAGGCGTCCGGCGCGCTGCAGGCCGAAATCGAGGTGATGTGA
- a CDS encoding rod-binding protein, producing MEALGIDTVLAGARSRALGAANQAGAGAAQTARQQAEEFEAIFLNTMFQTMFAGLEESAGTWGGGAGSDAWRGMLVEQYADTIARSGGIGIADSVHRELLALQETSTR from the coding sequence ATGGAGGCGCTCGGCATCGACACCGTCCTCGCCGGCGCCCGCAGCCGCGCGCTTGGCGCCGCCAACCAGGCCGGAGCCGGGGCCGCGCAGACCGCGCGCCAGCAGGCCGAGGAATTCGAGGCGATCTTCCTCAACACCATGTTCCAGACCATGTTCGCCGGCCTTGAGGAAAGTGCCGGAACCTGGGGCGGCGGCGCCGGTTCCGACGCCTGGCGCGGCATGTTGGTGGAACAATACGCCGACACGATTGCCCGCTCCGGCGGCATCGGCATCGCCGACTCCGTCCATCGCGAACTGCTTGCCCTGCAGGAGACCTCCACACGATGA
- a CDS encoding cytidylyltransferase domain-containing protein, with product MSGRIGLIVQARMGSVRLPGKSLRPLAGEALVGRVLERVKRAKRPDLVVLAIPDLPQDAPLHELGVRHGVPVFRGPDEDLVERYLLAAHAFGIDTIVRVPGDNPCPEPWVIDMTIDYHLLSENHFTSSYPDFLDNGFVDGIGCEVLDIHVLKQVRDLTVDARNREHPHTFLYENPDRFHVMSPPCPLEIRRPDIVLDVNTEPQFALMARLYESLYCKNPMFDVHDVIRWWDLTHAEEAESGAAVTSVVSTGIAPRRA from the coding sequence ATGAGTGGACGCATCGGTCTTATCGTCCAGGCCAGAATGGGGTCCGTTCGTCTGCCGGGCAAATCCCTGCGCCCCCTTGCCGGAGAAGCTCTCGTCGGCCGTGTTCTGGAGCGTGTAAAGCGGGCGAAGCGGCCCGACCTGGTGGTGCTGGCGATTCCGGACCTCCCGCAAGATGCTCCCCTTCATGAGCTTGGCGTGCGTCACGGGGTGCCGGTGTTTCGCGGACCGGACGAGGACCTTGTGGAGCGCTATCTTCTGGCAGCGCACGCTTTCGGGATTGACACAATCGTTCGTGTTCCGGGCGATAACCCATGCCCGGAGCCTTGGGTGATCGACATGACGATTGATTACCACCTATTGTCTGAAAACCATTTTACATCGAGCTATCCTGATTTTCTCGATAATGGCTTCGTGGATGGCATCGGATGCGAAGTGTTGGACATCCATGTCCTGAAACAGGTGCGGGATCTGACGGTGGATGCTCGTAATCGGGAGCATCCACACACGTTTCTCTACGAAAACCCGGACCGGTTTCACGTTATGTCGCCGCCTTGTCCTTTGGAAATCCGTCGGCCAGACATCGTGCTCGACGTCAATACCGAGCCGCAGTTTGCGCTGATGGCACGTCTGTACGAAAGCCTCTATTGCAAGAACCCCATGTTCGATGTCCATGACGTCATCCGGTGGTGGGATCTGACGCACGCAGAGGAGGCGGAGAGCGGTGCCGCGGTGACCTCCGTCGTTTCGACCGGGATTGCGCCCAGACGGGCGTGA
- a CDS encoding flagellar assembly protein FliX yields MRISGYTPVSGTTGRNAKKRAGGTGESFDVSSPDRSAATAGGGAAHSIGGIDALLALQEVDDPLTGRRKAMARGHDLLDGMEALKADLLAGRVSPDRLHRIMGLLQARSDSGDAALEGVIDEIELRARVELAKLGEFGL; encoded by the coding sequence ATGAGGATCTCCGGTTACACGCCCGTGTCCGGCACGACCGGCCGCAACGCGAAGAAACGCGCCGGCGGCACGGGCGAGAGCTTCGACGTTTCCTCGCCCGACCGCTCTGCCGCGACCGCCGGAGGCGGGGCGGCGCACTCGATCGGCGGGATCGATGCCTTGCTGGCCCTGCAGGAAGTGGACGATCCGCTGACCGGCCGGCGCAAGGCGATGGCGCGCGGTCACGATCTCCTCGACGGCATGGAGGCGCTGAAGGCGGATCTGCTGGCGGGCCGGGTGTCCCCGGACCGGCTGCACCGGATCATGGGCCTGCTGCAGGCGCGCAGCGACAGCGGAGATGCGGCGCTGGAGGGGGTGATCGACGAAATCGAGCTGCGCGCGCGTGTCGAACTGGCCAAGCTCGGCGAGTTTGGGTTGTAG
- the flgA gene encoding flagellar basal body P-ring formation chaperone FlgA has product MIRQSLTAAVLLLLATGHALAAGSLRSHVAVTADVVTVGDFYPEAVRAATVPIFRAPDLGTRGQVPAATVAERARAAGYLDAATDGLRQVVVERLAQHIGPREVEAAVRDALAARHPDIEPAALELSLSGVEDTHLVSADLPRPIAVRDLAWNRANGRLTARVRIATANRVVTHTVAGRALEMVEVVAARHPIARGTVITADDLTLQKLPRGRMTDQAVTEVSQLVGLAARRSVRADSPLRSADFEPPLLVKRGERVTLIYRSGNLTLTTIGQALANGAEGDVVDIVNLQSRRTVSGIVHAHDQVVVGLGHRRLAQLGETN; this is encoded by the coding sequence ATGATCCGCCAAAGCCTTACCGCCGCCGTCCTGTTGCTGCTGGCCACCGGCCATGCGCTTGCCGCCGGCAGCCTGCGCTCGCATGTCGCGGTCACGGCCGATGTCGTCACCGTGGGCGATTTCTACCCCGAGGCCGTGCGCGCCGCGACGGTGCCGATCTTCCGCGCGCCGGATCTCGGCACGCGCGGCCAGGTGCCGGCCGCCACGGTCGCCGAGCGGGCCCGCGCCGCCGGCTATCTCGATGCCGCCACCGACGGCTTGCGCCAGGTCGTGGTCGAGCGTCTCGCGCAGCACATCGGCCCGCGCGAGGTCGAGGCGGCGGTGCGCGACGCGCTGGCCGCCCGCCATCCCGACATCGAGCCCGCCGCGCTGGAGCTGTCGCTCAGCGGCGTGGAGGACACGCACCTCGTCTCCGCCGACCTGCCCCGGCCGATCGCGGTGCGCGATCTCGCCTGGAACCGCGCGAACGGCCGGCTGACCGCGCGCGTGCGCATCGCCACGGCAAATCGCGTCGTGACGCATACCGTTGCGGGCCGCGCGCTGGAAATGGTGGAGGTTGTCGCCGCCCGCCATCCCATCGCCCGCGGCACGGTCATCACCGCCGATGACCTGACACTGCAGAAACTGCCGCGCGGCCGCATGACCGACCAGGCCGTCACCGAGGTCTCGCAGCTCGTCGGTCTCGCCGCCCGCCGGTCGGTGCGCGCCGACAGCCCCTTGCGCTCTGCGGACTTCGAGCCGCCGCTCCTCGTCAAGCGCGGCGAACGCGTCACGCTGATCTACCGCTCCGGCAATCTGACTCTGACCACCATCGGCCAGGCGCTCGCCAACGGCGCCGAGGGCGATGTGGTCGACATCGTCAATCTTCAGTCCCGTCGCACTGTGTCGGGCATCGTTCACGCACACGATCAGGTCGTGGTCGGCCTCGGTCACCGCCGCCTGGCCCAGCTTGGGGAGACGAACTGA
- a CDS encoding flagellar protein FlgN yields the protein MSLDTKTLSQIAPEFFSGAIADQAAAEAVCNRLAETMAELLKIIEAETELVRAGKLEEAGLLQPEKANLVSVYMRGMTFVRDQTVSLGNLAPASVEDLKRRHAEFQPVLRINLAVLATAREVADNLMRKVAEGAGSRRAPTTYGPGGSAPRAPTPADGIAVNRAL from the coding sequence ATGAGCCTCGACACCAAGACGCTGTCCCAGATCGCCCCGGAGTTCTTTTCCGGTGCCATCGCCGACCAGGCCGCCGCCGAGGCGGTGTGCAACCGCCTCGCCGAAACCATGGCCGAACTCCTCAAGATCATCGAGGCGGAGACGGAGCTGGTGCGCGCCGGCAAGCTGGAGGAGGCCGGGCTGCTGCAGCCGGAGAAGGCCAACCTCGTCAGCGTCTACATGCGCGGCATGACCTTCGTGCGCGACCAGACGGTGTCGCTCGGCAACCTCGCCCCGGCTTCCGTGGAGGACCTGAAACGCCGGCACGCGGAGTTCCAGCCCGTGCTGCGGATCAATCTCGCCGTGCTCGCCACCGCGCGCGAGGTGGCGGACAACCTGATGCGCAAGGTCGCCGAAGGCGCCGGGTCGCGCCGCGCGCCCACCACCTACGGCCCCGGCGGCAGCGCCCCGCGCGCCCCCACGCCCGCCGACGGCATCGCGGTCAACCGGGCGCTGTAA
- a CDS encoding aminotransferase class IV: MTVEGRVVYWNGRFVPETEARVSIYDSALMFGDTVFEMTRSFNGVQFKLRAHLERLYAGLKILEFPPVMSIQKLEQACLDTIDANRHCFQPDDEHRLMINITRGLLGIYQDEVAIPNGPNVIIADFPLRWTVASMGELFEHGINAAIPAQRVIPARYLDPKIKNRSRLHYMMANIQVSRFAGERNWALLLDDSGFIAEGTGDNFFIVKNEKVITPRGHNILRGISRDYIIESLCPALGLDVEERDIEPYDVHGADEAFMTGTPFCMLPVTSLDGLAIGGGRPGPVYRRLLEAWGERVGLDIAQQIKRWARDAKPAGDAPTPYRFKATTETN; the protein is encoded by the coding sequence ATGACTGTCGAAGGACGCGTTGTCTACTGGAACGGGCGGTTCGTTCCGGAAACAGAAGCGCGGGTCTCTATTTACGATTCCGCCTTGATGTTCGGCGATACCGTTTTCGAGATGACCCGATCGTTCAACGGGGTGCAATTCAAACTGCGTGCCCACCTCGAACGGCTCTATGCGGGGCTGAAAATCCTGGAATTTCCGCCGGTTATGTCGATCCAGAAGCTGGAGCAAGCGTGTCTGGACACGATCGACGCCAACCGCCACTGCTTCCAACCGGATGATGAACACCGGTTGATGATCAACATCACCCGCGGTCTGTTGGGAATCTATCAAGACGAGGTCGCCATTCCCAACGGGCCCAATGTCATCATTGCGGACTTTCCCCTGCGCTGGACGGTGGCGTCGATGGGGGAGCTGTTCGAGCATGGGATCAATGCGGCTATCCCGGCACAACGCGTGATCCCGGCACGGTACTTGGATCCCAAGATCAAAAATCGTTCGCGCCTTCACTACATGATGGCCAACATTCAAGTCTCGAGGTTCGCAGGCGAGAGAAATTGGGCTCTTCTTCTTGATGACAGCGGGTTTATAGCGGAGGGCACTGGAGACAACTTTTTTATTGTTAAGAATGAGAAGGTCATTACACCTCGAGGGCATAATATCTTACGTGGGATCAGCAGAGACTATATCATAGAATCCTTGTGTCCCGCGCTTGGTCTGGATGTTGAAGAACGCGATATAGAGCCCTACGACGTCCATGGGGCCGATGAAGCATTCATGACCGGAACGCCGTTCTGCATGTTGCCTGTCACGTCGCTTGACGGACTGGCCATAGGCGGCGGCCGTCCGGGGCCGGTGTATCGGCGTCTTCTTGAGGCGTGGGGCGAACGGGTTGGCCTTGACATAGCGCAGCAGATCAAGCGTTGGGCTCGGGACGCGAAACCGGCAGGCGATGCCCCAACGCCTTATCGTTTCAAGGCGACGACGGAGACGAATTGA
- a CDS encoding tetratricopeptide repeat protein: MASSSPAPLETMRKALLLQRDGKIARARSLYEKILKKEPGNVEATNLLGLCFLEQGYPKRALNLLERAVRLAPQEARYRLNLLDCLEKLDDLPAVLAATEAALTELADPAPALLHRRALLLRRMGRFAEALPAYEAAVRADPDNVETLVELGQTLSLAEKYEEAVRVFEFALTSAPGHRLAILSLADAFNQIDRASEARDLLRARAEAFNLERDAAYHLSLANSYWGSGDFRLALEEADRAMALGLVGVDSHIVRGKALHGLGRFAEAVEALDTALALDPQRHNAALNLGYSCLAAGDLERGWALAERRVEARLKDILIRHFTTPAWQGEPLAGKTLMVWNDQGIGDVLRSSSMLAELAEQADRVILECPSKLVPLLARNFPQIEVRVRRHDARGRPVGAEDYDVQSSLGALPMYLRPTIDAFPRHESYLTADPQRVRELRARPPLNGPRPKIGLSWTSGKQTTLRARSYLTLADLLPLLQLEGAEFVLLDYTDRSAEIAELQAQTPFTLHRWDDLDLFDDLETAAALTACMDLVISANTSAAELSGALGVPTWRFGPVTGTVLLGQENPPWHPRTRYVRLDPEGAAADIVPTLAADLRSWLDAGE; this comes from the coding sequence ATGGCCTCTTCCTCTCCGGCACCCCTCGAAACGATGCGCAAGGCGCTCCTGCTGCAGCGCGATGGCAAGATCGCGCGCGCGCGAAGCCTTTACGAGAAGATCCTCAAGAAGGAACCCGGCAACGTCGAGGCGACCAACCTGCTCGGCCTGTGCTTCCTGGAACAGGGCTATCCGAAACGGGCCCTGAACCTTTTGGAGCGGGCCGTGCGCCTTGCCCCCCAGGAAGCGCGCTACCGTCTCAATCTTCTCGACTGCCTGGAAAAGCTCGACGACCTGCCGGCCGTGCTGGCCGCGACGGAGGCCGCGCTGACCGAACTCGCCGACCCCGCCCCGGCCCTGCTGCATCGCCGTGCCCTGCTGTTGCGCCGCATGGGCCGCTTCGCCGAAGCGCTGCCCGCCTATGAGGCGGCGGTGCGGGCGGACCCCGACAACGTCGAGACGCTGGTCGAGTTGGGACAGACGCTCAGTCTCGCGGAAAAATACGAGGAAGCGGTGCGCGTGTTCGAGTTCGCGCTGACGAGCGCGCCGGGTCATCGGCTCGCGATCCTCAGTCTCGCCGACGCCTTCAACCAGATCGACCGCGCCAGCGAGGCCCGCGATCTGCTGCGCGCCAGGGCCGAGGCGTTCAACCTCGAGCGCGACGCCGCCTATCATCTCTCTCTCGCCAACTCCTATTGGGGCAGCGGCGATTTCCGCCTCGCCCTGGAGGAAGCCGACCGGGCAATGGCGCTCGGCCTCGTCGGCGTCGACAGCCATATCGTGCGCGGCAAGGCGCTGCATGGTCTCGGGCGCTTCGCGGAGGCCGTCGAAGCCCTCGACACGGCGCTCGCGCTCGACCCGCAGCGCCACAATGCGGCACTGAACCTCGGCTACTCCTGTCTCGCCGCCGGCGATCTGGAACGCGGCTGGGCGCTGGCCGAACGCCGGGTGGAGGCGCGGCTCAAGGATATCCTGATCCGCCATTTCACGACGCCCGCCTGGCAGGGCGAGCCGCTGGCGGGCAAGACGCTGATGGTCTGGAACGACCAGGGCATCGGCGATGTCTTGCGGTCAAGCTCGATGCTGGCCGAACTGGCCGAGCAGGCCGACAGGGTGATCCTGGAGTGCCCCTCCAAGCTCGTGCCCCTGCTCGCGCGAAACTTCCCGCAGATCGAGGTGCGCGTACGCCGGCACGATGCCCGCGGAAGGCCGGTCGGCGCGGAGGATTACGACGTTCAATCCTCGCTCGGCGCCCTGCCGATGTATCTGCGCCCGACGATCGACGCCTTTCCGCGCCACGAAAGCTATCTGACGGCCGATCCCCAGCGCGTGAGGGAGCTGCGCGCCCGCCCGCCTCTGAACGGACCTCGACCAAAGATCGGCCTGTCCTGGACGAGCGGCAAACAGACCACATTGCGCGCGCGCTCCTACCTCACGCTTGCCGATCTGCTGCCCCTGCTTCAGCTCGAGGGGGCGGAGTTCGTGCTGCTCGATTACACCGACCGAAGCGCCGAAATCGCCGAACTGCAGGCACAGACCCCCTTCACGCTACATCGCTGGGACGACCTCGACCTCTTCGACGATCTGGAAACCGCCGCCGCCCTGACCGCCTGCATGGATCTCGTCATCTCGGCCAATACGTCCGCCGCGGAACTCTCCGGCGCACTCGGCGTCCCCACATGGCGGTTCGGCCCGGTAACCGGCACGGTGCTGCTGGGCCAGGAAAACCCGCCCTGGCATCCCCGCACGCGCTACGTCCGCCTCGACCCCGAAGGCGCGGCCGCGGACATCGTTCCAACGCTCGCAGCCGATCTGCGCAGCTGGCTCGACGCAGGGGAATAG
- a CDS encoding class I SAM-dependent methyltransferase, whose protein sequence is MTSYDEERGTAPPSRDYHDYVFRNGRFVGDFEGMYQNSTEVPWHQDKTAYDTISNIDIAILQRHHYASICDVGCGLGYFTQRLYSELVTPDGKAPRVVGLDISQTCIRKAQDMFPSVSFRVADLLANRLGDLPQDFDLVVVRGVLWYVQHSLDAFLSRVCGLASTRGRVLVTLPFPPSDTWVGQDVLDSPATLRSRLQDHIDLNYWCVEEDSVYGGAPLCHGFGIVRT, encoded by the coding sequence ATGACCAGCTACGATGAGGAGCGCGGCACCGCTCCCCCGTCCCGCGACTATCACGACTATGTCTTCAGGAACGGACGTTTTGTCGGCGATTTTGAGGGCATGTATCAGAACAGCACCGAAGTGCCGTGGCACCAGGACAAGACTGCGTATGACACGATTTCCAACATCGACATCGCGATCTTGCAGCGTCATCACTATGCATCGATTTGCGATGTAGGCTGTGGCCTCGGTTACTTTACGCAGAGATTGTATTCTGAACTTGTGACGCCGGACGGAAAAGCGCCTCGCGTGGTCGGGCTGGACATCTCTCAGACTTGCATTCGCAAAGCCCAGGACATGTTTCCGTCAGTTTCTTTCCGAGTTGCAGATTTGCTTGCGAATCGGTTAGGCGATCTTCCTCAAGATTTCGACCTGGTCGTGGTGCGCGGTGTTCTTTGGTATGTTCAGCATTCGCTGGATGCCTTTCTGAGTCGTGTTTGCGGATTGGCATCGACAAGGGGGCGGGTTCTCGTAACGCTCCCCTTCCCGCCCAGCGACACTTGGGTCGGGCAGGATGTCCTGGACAGCCCGGCAACACTCCGCAGTCGCCTACAGGACCATATCGATCTGAATTACTGGTGCGTTGAAGAGGACAGTGTCTATGGTGGCGCGCCGCTTTGCCATGGGTTCGGCATTGTTCGGACTTGA
- the flgH gene encoding flagellar basal body L-ring protein FlgH, whose product MAPHSRFVKTAAVLALTLATAACGSADRLSQVGQAPALTAIQDPTTTPGYRPVQMPMPTPQAVHYNSNSLWRSGARAFFKDQRAARVGDILTVLVTISDRAEFDNATERSRSGRDSSGTGGAVGAAINTLFLPSGTSADNLVSSEGASEFKGSGKVDREETLETKVAAVVTQLLPNGNMVIEGRQEVRVNFEVRELIVAGVVRPEDISSNNTIESSKIAEARIGYGGRGQITDVQQPRYGSQVLDIVLPF is encoded by the coding sequence ATGGCTCCGCACTCCCGTTTCGTGAAGACCGCCGCCGTTCTGGCGCTCACGCTCGCCACCGCCGCCTGCGGCTCCGCCGACCGCCTGTCGCAGGTCGGTCAGGCCCCGGCGCTGACCGCGATCCAGGACCCGACGACGACGCCCGGCTATCGCCCCGTGCAGATGCCGATGCCGACGCCGCAGGCTGTCCACTACAATTCCAACTCGCTGTGGCGCTCCGGCGCGCGGGCCTTCTTCAAGGATCAGCGCGCGGCCCGGGTCGGCGACATCCTCACCGTTCTGGTGACGATCTCCGACCGGGCAGAGTTCGACAATGCCACCGAGCGCAGCCGCTCGGGCAGGGATTCCAGCGGCACCGGCGGGGCCGTCGGGGCCGCGATCAACACGCTGTTCCTGCCCTCGGGCACGAGCGCCGACAATCTGGTGTCCTCGGAAGGCGCCTCGGAGTTCAAGGGCAGCGGCAAGGTCGACCGCGAGGAAACCCTGGAAACCAAGGTCGCCGCCGTCGTCACCCAGCTGCTGCCCAACGGCAACATGGTGATCGAAGGCCGTCAGGAGGTGCGCGTCAACTTCGAGGTGCGCGAACTGATCGTCGCCGGCGTGGTGCGTCCGGAGGACATTTCCTCCAACAACACCATCGAGAGCTCGAAGATCGCCGAGGCCCGCATCGGCTACGGCGGACGCGGCCAGATCACCGACGTGCAGCAGCCGCGCTACGGCAGCCAGGTTCTCGACATCGTGCTGCCCTTCTGA
- a CDS encoding HD domain-containing phosphohydrolase has product MIDLLILTDEATPQPNLVAQLFASFNVVQAPAARATQGDVDEARVVLIHAGLRLAGTVQRIAELTGEARRRDDMIYVAPDRERVGVVQAEALGVGQVFAEHDKLDKVQAAVLSILNRDLNVALAMRSSRIASAVETTDALYRDVSAAMRANRPLPLRALDGSVSAIAGAIGNDGLSEWLSAVEMHHSQTCRHIMNVAGFASAFARHIGLDEADNRLLTEASLLHDVGKLFIPISVLEKPGALSPTERKAIMNHPQKGEDAVRKCGKANPMVLAGIRSHHEYLDGTGYPDGLAEDRIPPLVRMLTIVDIFSALTEKRAYKEGMTPRLAIAQMAEMRGKLDQKLFAAFRTMVLNPVFSSQRGASASADRLGPCLRDGRHPLEATPAGRVARRGVA; this is encoded by the coding sequence ATGATCGATCTCTTGATTCTGACGGATGAGGCAACGCCCCAGCCCAATCTGGTGGCGCAGCTCTTCGCGTCTTTCAATGTCGTTCAGGCCCCCGCGGCCCGTGCAACGCAGGGCGACGTCGACGAGGCCCGCGTCGTGCTGATCCACGCCGGGCTTCGACTTGCCGGGACGGTGCAGCGGATCGCGGAGCTGACCGGCGAGGCGCGGCGGCGCGACGACATGATCTATGTGGCGCCGGACCGCGAGCGGGTCGGCGTCGTTCAGGCCGAGGCGCTCGGGGTCGGACAGGTCTTTGCCGAGCACGACAAGCTTGACAAGGTCCAGGCGGCCGTCCTTTCCATTCTCAACCGGGATCTCAATGTCGCCCTTGCGATGCGCTCGAGCCGGATTGCATCAGCGGTCGAGACGACGGATGCGCTTTATCGCGATGTCTCCGCGGCCATGCGGGCCAACCGGCCTTTGCCGCTGCGCGCGCTCGACGGCAGCGTTTCGGCGATTGCCGGCGCCATCGGCAACGACGGGCTGAGCGAATGGCTGAGCGCGGTCGAGATGCACCACAGCCAGACCTGCCGCCACATCATGAATGTCGCCGGTTTCGCCAGCGCCTTCGCCCGCCACATCGGCCTGGACGAGGCGGACAACCGTCTGCTGACCGAAGCCAGTCTGCTGCACGATGTCGGCAAGCTCTTCATTCCGATCAGCGTTCTGGAAAAGCCGGGGGCGTTGAGCCCCACGGAACGCAAGGCGATCATGAACCATCCGCAAAAAGGCGAGGACGCCGTGCGCAAATGCGGCAAGGCCAACCCGATGGTGCTCGCCGGTATCCGCAGCCATCACGAATATCTCGATGGCACGGGCTATCCGGACGGTCTCGCCGAAGACCGGATTCCGCCGCTCGTGCGGATGCTGACCATCGTCGACATCTTCTCCGCTCTCACCGAGAAGCGCGCCTACAAGGAGGGGATGACGCCCCGGCTGGCGATCGCCCAGATGGCGGAGATGCGGGGCAAGCTCGACCAGAAGCTCTTCGCCGCCTTTCGCACGATGGTGCTCAATCCGGTCTTCTCCTCGCAGCGCGGCGCCAGCGCATCGGCGGACCGTCTCGGCCCCTGCCTTCGGGACGGGCGGCATCCGCTGGAGGCTACGCCGGCGGGCAGGGTGGCGCGCCGCGGCGTCGCCTGA
- the dksA gene encoding RNA polymerase-binding protein DksA has product MTVELDAEYRPSEDEPFMNERQREYFRRKLLKWKEELLKESRETLANLQEESQNHPDIADRASSETDRSIELRARDRQRKLIAKIDAALERVADGSYGYCVETGDPISLKRLEARPIATLSLEAQEAHERREKVYRDD; this is encoded by the coding sequence ATGACGGTTGAGTTGGACGCCGAATATCGTCCGAGCGAGGACGAGCCTTTCATGAACGAGCGGCAGCGCGAGTATTTTCGGCGCAAGCTGCTCAAGTGGAAGGAGGAGCTTCTCAAGGAAAGCCGCGAGACGCTTGCCAATCTCCAGGAGGAAAGCCAGAACCATCCCGACATCGCCGATCGCGCGTCGTCGGAGACGGATCGGTCCATCGAATTGCGGGCGCGGGATCGCCAGCGCAAGCTGATCGCCAAGATCGACGCCGCGCTGGAGCGTGTCGCGGACGGGTCCTACGGATATTGCGTGGAGACCGGCGACCCGATTTCGCTCAAGCGGCTCGAGGCGCGCCCCATCGCGACGCTGTCGCTGGAGGCGCAGGAAGCGCACGAGCGGCGCGAGAAGGTCTACCGCGACGATTGA
- a CDS encoding flagellar protein FlaG, whose amino-acid sequence MDTGAVRVPATPTASPAVRSPSPAVEPATQTDIAPAKAVQPSEESAFARPAAENGPESGNETRSVSSSSIKREEYRDTITDSLVFRAIDTETGEVVRQIPEESLLRLRRAFAETTHQDMTGLGVNRSL is encoded by the coding sequence ATGGATACGGGAGCAGTCAGGGTACCGGCGACGCCGACCGCGTCTCCCGCGGTACGCAGCCCCAGTCCGGCGGTCGAGCCGGCAACGCAGACGGATATTGCGCCTGCGAAAGCCGTCCAGCCATCCGAGGAGAGCGCCTTCGCCCGTCCGGCGGCGGAGAACGGCCCGGAAAGCGGCAACGAGACGCGCTCGGTGTCCTCGTCGAGCATCAAGCGCGAGGAATACCGCGACACGATCACGGATTCGCTGGTCTTTCGCGCCATCGACACCGAGACCGGCGAGGTGGTCCGCCAGATCCCGGAGGAGTCGCTGCTGCGCCTGCGCCGCGCCTTCGCGGAAACCACGCATCAGGACATGACCGGGCTCGGCGTCAACCGAAGCCTGTAG